A single window of Streptococcus cristatus ATCC 51100 DNA harbors:
- a CDS encoding membrane protein, producing MSRRKNYSNQQPEWFSWIWILAIIFGSGVIASYLIPIAILGGIGYGIYRYQRQKRVRIEAKQASIGRIEDLKAEIGQADRRIKELESYQEYGKKEDYQDLALQILPQLTYIKNVAKELRDEIPASVYQRIQTKITTVTEEIDKQLQKIEREKRQKEAQPKKTSLEELAPELVATVHNIQIDHEAILQKISQSESNNKEELTAIHQSQMEHYEDILEGYLKIKASPKDFYNAEERLAKAKAAIEQFDLDLDEALRQLNEADLRDFDISLRILDKEKQTDTGF from the coding sequence ATGTCGAGAAGAAAGAATTATTCTAACCAGCAGCCGGAATGGTTTAGCTGGATTTGGATACTTGCAATTATTTTTGGTTCTGGAGTGATAGCCAGCTATCTGATCCCCATTGCTATTTTGGGAGGTATTGGCTACGGAATCTATCGCTACCAAAGACAGAAAAGAGTTCGTATTGAAGCTAAACAAGCCAGCATTGGCCGTATTGAAGATTTAAAGGCAGAGATTGGTCAGGCTGACCGCCGTATTAAAGAATTAGAAAGCTACCAAGAATACGGCAAGAAGGAAGACTACCAAGATTTGGCCCTGCAAATTCTTCCCCAACTCACCTATATCAAAAACGTTGCTAAGGAATTGCGAGATGAAATTCCTGCATCTGTCTACCAGCGCATTCAGACTAAAATTACTACTGTAACCGAGGAAATTGATAAACAACTGCAAAAAATTGAACGAGAGAAAAGGCAAAAAGAAGCGCAGCCTAAGAAAACTAGTCTAGAAGAGCTAGCCCCAGAATTGGTCGCTACGGTTCACAATATTCAGATTGACCACGAGGCCATTCTTCAAAAAATCTCTCAATCCGAAAGCAACAATAAGGAAGAATTGACTGCCATCCATCAGTCCCAGATGGAGCACTACGAAGATATTTTAGAAGGCTACCTCAAAATCAAAGCGTCTCCCAAAGATTTTTACAATGCTGAGGAGCGGCTAGCCAAGGCCAAAGCAGCTATCGAGCAGTTTGACTTGGACCTAGACGAGGCGCTGCGCCAATTAAATGAAGCTGATTTGAGGGATTTTGACATTAGCCTACGCATCTTAGACAAGGAAAAGCAAACAGACACCGGCTTTTAA
- a CDS encoding glucose-6-phosphate isomerase, with amino-acid sequence MSHIKFDYSKVLDKFVAPHEVEYMQAQVTAADELIRKGTGAGSDFLGWLDLPENYDREEFDRILKAAEQIKSDSDVLVVIGIGGSYLGAKAAIDFLNHHFANLQTKEERKAPQILYAGNSISSTYLADLVEYVADKDFSVNVISKSGTTTEPAIAFRVFKELLVKKYGQEEANKRIYATTDRQKGAVKVEADANGWETFVVPDDIGGRFSVLTAVGLLPIAASGADIKALMEGANAARKDYTSDKLSENEAYQYAAVRNILYRKGYATEILVNYEPSLQYFSEWWKQLAGESEGKDQKGIYPTSANFSTDLHSLGQFIQEGTRIMFETVVRVDKPRKNVIIPTLEEDLDGLGYLQGKDVDFVNKKATDGVLLAHTDGDVPNMYVTLPEQDAFTLGYTIYFFELAIALSGYLNAINPFDQPGVEAYKRNMFALLGKPGFEELSKELNARL; translated from the coding sequence ATGTCACATATTAAATTTGATTATTCAAAAGTTTTAGACAAATTTGTTGCCCCACATGAAGTGGAATACATGCAAGCACAAGTAACAGCTGCAGACGAATTGATTCGTAAAGGAACTGGTGCTGGTAGCGACTTTTTGGGTTGGTTGGACCTTCCTGAAAATTATGACCGCGAAGAATTCGACCGCATCTTGAAAGCTGCTGAGCAAATCAAATCAGATAGCGATGTCTTGGTTGTAATCGGTATTGGTGGATCTTACCTTGGTGCCAAAGCAGCCATCGACTTCTTGAACCACCACTTTGCGAACTTGCAAACAAAAGAAGAACGCAAAGCTCCACAAATCCTTTACGCTGGAAACTCAATCTCATCTACTTACCTTGCTGACTTGGTAGAGTACGTAGCTGACAAAGACTTCTCAGTAAACGTGATTTCTAAATCTGGTACAACAACTGAACCAGCGATTGCCTTCCGTGTCTTTAAAGAACTCTTGGTTAAGAAATACGGTCAAGAAGAAGCCAACAAACGTATCTACGCAACAACTGACCGCCAAAAAGGTGCTGTTAAGGTTGAAGCAGATGCGAATGGTTGGGAAACATTTGTGGTTCCAGATGACATCGGTGGACGTTTCTCAGTATTGACAGCCGTTGGTTTGCTTCCAATCGCTGCATCAGGTGCTGACATCAAAGCCCTTATGGAAGGTGCGAATGCAGCTCGTAAAGATTACACTTCAGATAAACTTTCAGAAAACGAAGCTTACCAATATGCAGCCGTTCGTAACATCCTTTACCGCAAAGGCTATGCAACTGAAATCTTAGTAAACTACGAGCCATCACTTCAATACTTCTCAGAATGGTGGAAACAATTGGCTGGTGAGTCAGAAGGGAAAGACCAAAAAGGGATTTACCCAACTTCAGCAAACTTCTCAACTGACTTGCACTCACTTGGTCAATTTATCCAAGAAGGAACTCGCATCATGTTTGAAACAGTTGTCCGTGTTGACAAACCACGCAAGAATGTGATCATTCCTACTTTGGAAGAAGACCTTGACGGACTTGGTTACCTTCAAGGAAAAGACGTTGACTTTGTAAACAAAAAAGCAACTGACGGTGTCCTTCTTGCCCACACAGATGGTGATGTACCAAACATGTACGTGACTCTTCCAGAGCAAGACGCCTTCACTCTTGGTTACACTATCTACTTCTTCGAATTGGCCATCGCTCTTTCAGGTTACTTGAATGCGATCAACCCATTTGACCAACCAGGTGTTGAAGCCTACAAACGCAACATGTTTGCCCTTCTTGGAAAACCAGGATTTGAAGAATTGAGCAAAGAACTCAACGCACGTTTGTAA
- the tadA gene encoding tRNA adenosine(34) deaminase TadA — MDYTIEEKEIFMREALKEAEIALANDEIPIGCVLVKDGQIIGRGHNAREELQRAVMHAEIMAIEEANQRENSWRLLDTTLFVTIEPCVMCSGAIGLARIPKVIYGAKNQKFGAGGSLYDILTDERLNHRVEVESGLLEEECAAIMQNFFRNRRKK, encoded by the coding sequence ATGGATTACACGATAGAGGAAAAAGAAATATTTATGAGGGAGGCGCTGAAGGAGGCGGAGATTGCCCTCGCCAATGATGAAATACCGATTGGTTGTGTCTTGGTCAAGGATGGTCAGATTATCGGACGTGGACATAATGCGCGTGAGGAGCTGCAGCGGGCGGTCATGCATGCGGAAATCATGGCGATTGAGGAGGCCAATCAGCGTGAAAATAGCTGGCGTCTGCTGGATACGACGCTTTTTGTCACGATTGAGCCCTGCGTCATGTGTAGCGGCGCCATCGGACTGGCTCGGATTCCAAAGGTGATCTATGGGGCGAAAAACCAGAAATTCGGGGCTGGGGGTAGTCTCTACGATATCCTGACGGATGAGCGGTTGAATCATCGTGTAGAGGTTGAAAGTGGCCTTTTAGAAGAAGAATGTGCGGCGATTATGCAGAACTTTTTCAGAAATCGCAGGAAAAAGTAA
- a CDS encoding N-acetyldiaminopimelate deacetylase codes for MLDYLNIRRDLHQIPEIGLEEYKTHAYLMQVIDGLTAGLDFVEIRTWRTGILVFIKGSSPDKTIGWRTDIDGLPIVEDTGLDFASTHEGRMHACGHDMHMTVALGLLEQAVSAQPTHNLLFLFQPAEENEAGGMLMYEDGAFGDWLPDEFYGLHVRPDLKVGDIATNRGTLFAGTCEVKLTFKGKGGHAAFPHEANDALVAASYFITQVQTIVSRNVDPIEGTVVTFGSLHAGTTNNVIAETAFLHGTIRTLTQEMNLLTQKRLREIAEGIAQSFGLELDLELKQGGYLPVENHHGLADELMDFFQKEEGVQLIDIAPAMTGEDFGYLLSKVKGVMFWLGVDSPYALHHPKMTPDEAALPFAIEKIWKFLDYKINER; via the coding sequence ATGCTTGATTATCTGAACATTCGCCGTGATTTACACCAGATACCAGAAATCGGTCTGGAAGAATACAAGACTCATGCCTACCTGATGCAGGTCATTGATGGCCTGACAGCTGGCCTAGACTTTGTGGAAATTCGGACTTGGCGGACGGGTATTTTGGTCTTTATCAAAGGAAGTTCACCGGATAAGACGATTGGCTGGCGGACAGATATTGATGGTCTTCCGATTGTGGAGGATACAGGACTGGACTTTGCCAGCACTCATGAAGGTCGGATGCATGCCTGTGGACACGATATGCACATGACGGTCGCTCTAGGCCTGCTGGAACAAGCTGTGAGCGCTCAGCCTACCCATAATCTGCTCTTTCTCTTTCAGCCTGCTGAGGAAAATGAAGCTGGCGGTATGCTTATGTACGAAGACGGTGCGTTTGGCGACTGGCTGCCAGATGAGTTTTACGGCCTCCATGTGCGGCCAGATCTCAAAGTTGGCGATATTGCCACTAATAGAGGAACTCTTTTTGCTGGCACCTGTGAAGTCAAGCTGACCTTTAAGGGGAAGGGAGGCCATGCGGCTTTTCCTCATGAGGCCAATGATGCTTTGGTGGCAGCTAGCTACTTTATCACCCAGGTGCAGACCATTGTCAGCCGCAATGTCGATCCTATCGAGGGGACAGTTGTGACCTTTGGTTCGCTCCATGCTGGCACGACCAACAATGTCATCGCAGAAACAGCCTTTCTGCATGGTACCATTCGGACTCTGACTCAGGAGATGAACCTCTTGACTCAGAAGCGCTTGCGGGAAATAGCAGAGGGCATAGCTCAAAGTTTCGGTCTGGAATTGGACTTGGAGCTTAAACAAGGTGGTTACCTACCTGTAGAAAACCATCATGGTCTAGCAGACGAATTGATGGACTTTTTTCAGAAGGAAGAAGGAGTTCAACTGATTGATATTGCGCCGGCTATGACAGGCGAGGATTTTGGCTATCTGCTCAGCAAGGTCAAGGGCGTCATGTTCTGGCTGGGAGTGGACAGTCCCTATGCCCTCCATCATCCAAAGATGACACCGGATGAGGCAGCACTGCCCTTTGCTATTGAAAAGATTTGGAAATTCCTAGATTATAAAATCAACGAAAGATAA
- a CDS encoding adenylosuccinate synthase — translation MTSVVVVGTQWGDEGKGKITDFLSANAEVIARYQGGDNAGHTIVIDGKKYKLHLIPSGIFFPEKISVIGNGMVVNPKSLVKELAYLHEEGVTTDNLRISDRAHVILPYHIELDRLQEEAKGDNKIGTTIKGIGPAYMDKAARVGIRIADLLDKDIFRERLERNLAEKNRLFEKLYDSQAMSVDDIFEEYYEYGQQIKQYVTDTSVILNDALDQGKRVLFEGAQGVMLDIDQGTYPFVTSSNPVAGGVTIGSGVGPSKIDKVVGVCKAYTSRVGDGPFPTELFDEVGDRIREVGHEYGTTTGRPRRVGWFDSVVMRHSRRVSGITNLSLNSIDVLSGLDTVKICVAYDLDGERIDHYPASLEQLKRCKPIYEELPGWSEDITGVRSLEDLPENARNYVRRVSELVGVRISTFSVGPGREQTNILESVWSSL, via the coding sequence ATGACATCAGTTGTTGTTGTAGGAACCCAATGGGGAGATGAAGGAAAAGGGAAAATTACGGATTTCCTTTCGGCCAATGCTGAAGTGATTGCCCGCTACCAAGGCGGTGACAATGCTGGACATACGATTGTGATTGACGGGAAAAAATATAAATTGCACTTGATTCCGTCAGGAATTTTCTTCCCAGAAAAGATCTCAGTGATCGGAAATGGGATGGTGGTCAATCCTAAATCTCTGGTCAAGGAGTTGGCTTATCTGCACGAAGAAGGTGTTACCACAGATAATTTGCGCATTTCAGATCGTGCCCATGTCATCCTGCCTTACCATATCGAGCTGGATCGCCTGCAAGAGGAAGCTAAGGGCGACAATAAGATTGGTACCACGATCAAGGGAATCGGTCCTGCCTACATGGACAAGGCTGCGCGTGTTGGTATCCGCATCGCTGACCTTTTGGATAAAGACATTTTCAGAGAGCGCTTGGAGCGGAATCTAGCTGAGAAAAACCGCCTCTTTGAGAAATTGTATGATAGCCAAGCGATGAGCGTTGACGATATTTTTGAAGAATATTATGAATACGGTCAGCAAATCAAGCAGTATGTGACTGACACATCTGTCATCCTCAATGATGCGCTGGATCAAGGCAAGCGTGTCCTCTTTGAAGGGGCACAAGGCGTTATGCTGGATATTGACCAAGGGACCTATCCATTTGTAACCTCGTCTAATCCAGTTGCTGGTGGGGTAACGATCGGTTCAGGTGTTGGTCCAAGCAAGATTGACAAGGTAGTTGGTGTCTGCAAGGCCTATACGAGCCGTGTCGGTGATGGACCATTCCCAACAGAGCTGTTTGATGAAGTGGGCGACCGTATCCGCGAAGTAGGCCATGAATACGGTACAACGACGGGCCGTCCGCGTCGGGTGGGCTGGTTTGACTCCGTTGTGATGCGCCACAGCCGCCGCGTATCAGGCATTACCAATCTTTCCCTCAACTCTATTGACGTTTTGAGTGGTCTGGATACAGTCAAAATCTGTGTGGCCTATGACTTAGATGGGGAGCGAATCGACCATTATCCAGCAAGTTTGGAGCAGCTCAAGCGCTGCAAGCCAATCTATGAAGAATTGCCAGGTTGGTCAGAAGACATCACTGGTGTCCGCAGTCTAGAAGACCTGCCAGAAAATGCCCGCAATTATGTTCGCCGTGTCAGCGAACTGGTTGGAGTCCGCATTTCGACTTTCTCAGTCGGACCAGGTCGCGAGCAAACTAATATCTTGGAAAGTGTTTGGTCAAGTTTATAA
- a CDS encoding toxic anion resistance protein, with protein sequence MSQEFNFDIDKIANNAISKSDKTTEIIESNTTQENGQLTFLEKLTPEQQSAITAKAPQLVDNFVSDQNALLDFGQSAVEEVNGTVNRILAEQKKLQIPQVDELLKNTNKELNGFVAKYKDAQVAELDKKPNFLEKLFKQSKNTLQEFYFDSQNIEQKMDGMAATVVKQEDVLARNIVSAEMLIEDNTKSIENLVGVISFIEASQREAGNRALKLQAEVAQLDMTTLDYQVKSQELARMTEVVNTLEQQHTEYVSRLYVAWATTPQMRNLVKVSSDMRQKLGMLRRNTIPTMKLSIAQLGILQQSMKSGQVADAISNANNAALQMLAETSKEVIPQLERISQSPTIAVESVTKLAESLVAQNQGIIEAIDKGREKRALLEAAVIQSAETINNSVKLRDQKIIQALLDQGKEAQKELTSE encoded by the coding sequence ATGAGCCAAGAATTTAACTTTGACATTGATAAAATTGCCAACAATGCCATCAGTAAAAGCGACAAAACAACAGAAATCATCGAATCCAACACGACTCAAGAAAATGGCCAGCTAACTTTTCTAGAAAAGCTGACTCCTGAGCAACAGAGTGCGATTACGGCTAAGGCTCCGCAGCTTGTGGATAATTTCGTGTCGGACCAAAATGCCTTGCTGGACTTTGGCCAATCTGCTGTAGAAGAGGTCAACGGTACTGTCAATCGTATCTTAGCCGAGCAGAAAAAATTACAAATTCCCCAGGTAGATGAGCTCTTAAAAAACACCAACAAAGAACTCAATGGCTTTGTCGCAAAATACAAGGATGCTCAAGTAGCAGAATTGGACAAGAAGCCTAATTTCCTGGAAAAACTCTTCAAACAGAGCAAAAACACTCTTCAAGAATTCTATTTCGATTCACAAAATATTGAGCAGAAAATGGATGGCATGGCTGCAACCGTCGTCAAACAAGAAGATGTTTTGGCTCGCAATATTGTTTCTGCTGAAATGCTGATTGAAGACAATACCAAATCGATTGAAAATCTTGTCGGAGTTATTTCTTTTATCGAAGCGTCTCAGCGAGAAGCTGGCAATCGAGCGCTCAAGCTACAGGCTGAAGTTGCTCAGTTAGATATGACAACCCTTGACTACCAAGTTAAATCGCAAGAATTAGCCCGAATGACAGAGGTGGTCAATACCTTAGAGCAGCAACACACTGAATATGTCAGCCGTCTCTATGTGGCTTGGGCGACAACGCCTCAAATGCGTAACCTAGTCAAGGTTTCCTCTGATATGCGCCAAAAACTTGGAATGCTCCGCCGCAATACCATTCCAACGATGAAACTGTCTATCGCCCAGTTAGGCATTCTCCAGCAATCCATGAAGTCCGGTCAGGTAGCTGACGCTATCTCTAATGCGAATAACGCTGCCCTGCAAATGCTCGCCGAAACGAGCAAGGAAGTCATTCCTCAGCTGGAGCGGATTTCCCAAAGCCCTACTATCGCTGTTGAGTCTGTAACTAAGCTAGCAGAAAGCCTCGTTGCTCAAAACCAAGGCATTATCGAAGCCATTGATAAAGGACGGGAAAAACGCGCTCTGCTAGAAGCAGCGGTCATCCAATCTGCAGAGACCATCAACAACTCTGTCAAACTGCGTGATCAAAAGATTATCCAAGCCTTGCTGGACCAAGGCAAGGAAGCCCAGAAAGAATTAACTTCAGAATAA
- the gshAB gene encoding bifunctional glutamate--cysteine ligase GshA/glutathione synthetase GshB codes for MTIDRLLEKLDPASPILQATFGLERESLRVTEAGTLASTPHPSSLGSRSFHPYIQTDFSEQQLELITPIASSTQEARRLLGAITDVAGRSIPQDELMWPLSMPPQLREDEIEIAHLENAYELHYRQGLAEKYGKRLQTISGIHYNIELGKDLMTALFEASNFSSFKDFKNALYLKLARNFLRFRWFLTYLYGAAPLAEAGFYDESVEAPVRSLRNSHHGYVNDEHIHVSFRSLESYVSDIEAYVESGDLSAEKEFYSPVRFRGQKRNRDYLEQGITYLELRCFDLNPFDVLGISQETLDTVHLFLLALLWLDDVTDSDTQLQAAHALNDAVALSHPLTPLPAEADSSAILQAMENVIQHFNLPEAYRQLLAQVRATLTEPKLTLAGQLLPHIEKNSLSAFGLAKAREYRDYAWTAPYALKGYEKMELSTQMLMFDALQKGLHLEILDENDQFLKLWHGQHVEYVKNGNMTSKDNYVIPLAMANKTVTKKILAAADFPVPAGAEFSSLEEGLAYYPLIKDRQIVVKPKSTNFGLGISIFQEPASLESYHKALEIAFSEDAAVLVEEFIAGTEYRFFVLDGQCEAVLLRVAANVVGDGQHTVRELVAIKNDNPLRGRNHRSPLEIIELGDIELLMLDQQGYGPDDILPAGVKVDLRRNSNISTGGDSIDVTESMHPSYKELAADMAKAMGAWACGVDLIIPDSSAISTQENPNCTCIELNFNPSMYMHTYCAEGPGQSITPKILAKLFPEMD; via the coding sequence ATGACTATTGATCGTTTACTTGAAAAGCTCGACCCTGCCAGCCCGATCTTACAGGCGACTTTTGGACTGGAAAGAGAATCCCTGCGCGTGACAGAGGCAGGGACACTGGCTTCAACTCCCCACCCCAGCTCTCTGGGTTCTCGGAGTTTTCATCCCTATATCCAGACGGATTTTAGCGAGCAGCAGCTCGAATTGATTACGCCCATCGCCTCTTCAACTCAGGAGGCCCGCCGCCTGCTGGGTGCCATCACCGATGTAGCTGGACGCTCCATTCCCCAAGATGAACTCATGTGGCCCTTGTCCATGCCTCCCCAACTCCGAGAAGACGAGATTGAAATTGCCCACCTAGAAAATGCCTACGAACTCCATTATCGGCAAGGTTTAGCGGAAAAATATGGCAAACGCCTCCAGACCATTTCCGGCATTCATTACAATATCGAGCTAGGAAAAGATTTGATGACGGCCCTCTTTGAGGCTAGCAACTTTTCTTCCTTCAAGGATTTTAAAAATGCTCTCTATCTCAAATTGGCTCGTAATTTCCTCCGTTTCCGCTGGTTCTTGACCTATCTTTATGGTGCGGCTCCACTGGCAGAAGCTGGCTTTTACGATGAGTCAGTTGAGGCTCCTGTTCGCTCACTCCGCAATAGCCATCACGGCTACGTCAATGACGAGCATATCCATGTGTCATTTCGCTCGCTGGAAAGCTATGTCTCGGACATCGAAGCCTATGTCGAGTCTGGCGACCTCAGTGCAGAAAAGGAATTTTACTCGCCTGTGCGCTTTCGCGGTCAAAAACGAAATCGAGACTATCTGGAACAAGGCATTACTTACTTGGAACTGCGCTGTTTCGACCTCAATCCTTTCGACGTTTTGGGCATCAGTCAAGAAACCTTGGACACGGTCCATCTCTTTCTCTTGGCTCTATTGTGGCTGGATGATGTGACAGATAGTGATACACAGCTACAAGCGGCTCATGCTCTCAACGATGCCGTTGCTTTGTCTCACCCCTTGACGCCCCTACCTGCAGAGGCCGACAGCTCTGCTATTCTCCAAGCTATGGAAAATGTGATCCAACATTTCAATCTCCCTGAGGCCTACCGTCAATTGCTAGCGCAAGTCAGAGCTACGCTGACTGAGCCCAAACTGACTCTGGCAGGGCAATTATTGCCTCATATTGAGAAGAACTCCCTCTCAGCATTTGGACTGGCAAAAGCACGGGAATATCGAGATTACGCCTGGACTGCACCCTACGCCCTCAAGGGCTACGAAAAGATGGAGCTGTCCACTCAAATGCTTATGTTTGACGCTCTCCAGAAAGGACTCCATCTCGAAATCTTAGATGAAAATGACCAATTTCTCAAGCTTTGGCACGGTCAGCATGTGGAGTATGTCAAAAACGGAAACATGACCTCCAAGGATAACTATGTCATCCCTCTAGCCATGGCCAATAAAACAGTCACCAAAAAGATTTTGGCAGCAGCTGATTTTCCTGTTCCGGCTGGGGCGGAGTTTTCTTCTCTTGAAGAAGGACTGGCCTATTACCCTTTGATTAAGGACCGACAAATTGTCGTCAAACCCAAGTCAACCAACTTCGGACTGGGCATCTCTATCTTCCAAGAACCAGCTAGTCTGGAATCTTATCACAAGGCTTTGGAGATTGCTTTTTCAGAAGACGCTGCCGTCTTGGTGGAGGAATTTATCGCTGGAACGGAATACCGCTTCTTTGTCTTAGACGGTCAATGTGAGGCAGTCCTCTTGCGCGTGGCAGCTAATGTCGTTGGAGACGGTCAACACACCGTGAGAGAATTGGTTGCCATCAAAAATGACAATCCTCTGCGCGGGCGCAACCATCGTTCACCGCTCGAAATCATTGAACTGGGGGACATTGAACTGCTCATGCTGGACCAGCAAGGCTACGGACCAGACGATATCTTGCCTGCTGGAGTCAAGGTTGACTTGCGGCGTAATTCCAACATTTCTACTGGCGGAGACTCGATTGATGTGACTGAAAGTATGCACCCGTCTTATAAGGAACTTGCTGCGGACATGGCAAAGGCTATGGGAGCTTGGGCTTGTGGCGTTGACCTAATCATCCCTGACAGCTCTGCTATTTCTACACAAGAAAATCCTAACTGTACCTGCATCGAGCTCAACTTCAATCCCTCTATGTATATGCATACCTATTGCGCTGAGGGACCGGGACAAAGCATCACCCCTAAAATACTGGCCAAACTTTTCCCAGAAATGGACTGA
- a CDS encoding 5-formyltetrahydrofolate cyclo-ligase: protein MKKELRQTVLKQMKKLSGKEKEQADSWLTQHLLSSAAYQEAQVIATYLSMPHEVSTASFIEQAQLDGKRVLVPKTYGQGRMIFVDYDESRLQKSSFGLLEPISEEAVEKTEIDLIHVPGVVFNSQGFRIGYGGGYYDRYLADYEGASISTIYAVQQAEFTPAQHDVAVKELLIYETNL, encoded by the coding sequence ATGAAAAAAGAGCTGAGACAAACTGTACTAAAGCAAATGAAAAAACTGTCGGGAAAAGAAAAAGAGCAGGCAGATAGCTGGCTGACCCAGCACTTGCTCAGTTCAGCAGCTTATCAAGAAGCTCAGGTCATCGCTACTTATCTTTCTATGCCGCATGAAGTCTCAACTGCATCCTTTATCGAGCAGGCTCAGTTGGACGGCAAGCGGGTTTTAGTGCCCAAAACCTATGGCCAGGGTCGGATGATATTTGTGGACTATGATGAAAGTCGCCTACAAAAAAGCTCTTTTGGTCTGCTGGAGCCAATAAGTGAAGAGGCTGTGGAGAAGACGGAGATTGATCTGATTCATGTGCCGGGTGTGGTCTTTAATTCTCAAGGCTTTCGGATTGGTTACGGAGGCGGCTACTATGACCGCTATCTGGCTGATTATGAAGGAGCATCCATCAGCACTATTTATGCAGTCCAACAGGCAGAATTTACACCAGCCCAACATGATGTCGCAGTAAAGGAGTTACTCATTTATGAAACAAATCTTTGA
- a CDS encoding HAD family hydrolase, with amino-acid sequence MYQTILFDLDGTLTNSELGITNSVAYALGKYGIQVPDKKALRVFIGPPLQDSFERFYGFSKEECLKAIDYYHEYFSEKGLYENEVYPGIPDLLASLKQAGKQLIVATSKPEEFSIQILKYFGLYDYFDFVAGATMDRKRSKKSDVIQYALEQNGITDLAHTIMIGDREHDVLGAQAQKLDSIGVLYGFGSREELEEAGATYIVQEVGEIAKIINTQKA; translated from the coding sequence ATGTATCAAACGATTTTATTTGACCTAGACGGTACCTTGACCAATTCAGAACTAGGGATTACCAACTCAGTGGCCTATGCCTTAGGAAAATATGGGATTCAAGTGCCAGACAAGAAGGCATTGAGGGTTTTCATCGGTCCGCCCTTGCAGGATTCTTTTGAGCGCTTTTATGGATTTTCTAAGGAAGAATGTTTAAAGGCCATTGACTACTATCATGAGTACTTTTCTGAAAAAGGCCTTTATGAAAATGAGGTCTATCCAGGTATACCTGACTTGCTAGCTTCTCTGAAACAGGCTGGCAAACAGTTGATTGTAGCTACGTCAAAACCTGAAGAATTTTCCATTCAGATTCTCAAGTATTTTGGCTTGTATGACTATTTTGACTTTGTTGCTGGTGCGACCATGGATAGAAAACGTAGTAAAAAAAGCGATGTTATCCAGTATGCCTTAGAGCAAAATGGGATTACAGATTTGGCGCATACCATCATGATTGGAGACAGGGAGCACGATGTGCTTGGCGCTCAAGCGCAAAAGCTTGATTCTATCGGTGTCCTTTATGGCTTTGGTAGCAGGGAAGAGCTAGAAGAAGCTGGAGCGACTTATATTGTCCAAGAAGTTGGAGAAATTGCTAAAATTATCAATACTCAAAAAGCTTAA
- the dapD gene encoding 2,3,4,5-tetrahydropyridine-2,6-dicarboxylate N-acetyltransferase, whose product MSATKMNAQEIIKFIADAKKKTPVKVTFDGELHGSIPWSVVKLGNVLFGDWEEIKPLLVNLEENKTYVVEQDARNSAVPLLDKRDINARIEPGAIIRDQVEIGDNAVIMMGAVINIGAEIGAGTMIDMGAILGGRAIVGKNSHVGAGAVLAGVIEPASAEPVRVGDNVLIGANAVVIEGVQIGSGSVVAAGAIVTQDVPENVVVAGVPARVIKTIDEKTQQKTALEDALRTL is encoded by the coding sequence ATGTCTGCTACGAAAATGAACGCTCAAGAAATTATCAAATTTATCGCTGATGCCAAGAAAAAAACTCCGGTCAAGGTGACCTTTGATGGAGAATTGCACGGTTCGATTCCTTGGTCTGTTGTGAAGTTAGGCAATGTTCTTTTTGGGGATTGGGAGGAAATCAAGCCACTCCTAGTGAACTTAGAGGAAAATAAGACCTATGTCGTAGAGCAGGATGCCCGCAACTCTGCAGTGCCGCTTTTGGATAAGCGTGACATCAATGCCCGCATTGAGCCGGGCGCTATTATTCGCGACCAAGTTGAAATTGGTGATAATGCTGTCATCATGATGGGGGCGGTTATCAATATCGGTGCAGAAATCGGTGCTGGTACCATGATTGATATGGGTGCTATTTTGGGCGGCCGAGCGATTGTCGGCAAAAACAGCCACGTCGGTGCTGGTGCAGTTCTGGCGGGAGTCATTGAGCCTGCTAGTGCTGAGCCAGTTCGGGTCGGAGATAACGTGCTGATTGGTGCCAATGCGGTTGTGATTGAAGGTGTACAAATTGGCAGTGGTTCCGTTGTTGCGGCTGGTGCGATTGTGACCCAGGATGTTCCGGAAAACGTAGTAGTTGCTGGCGTTCCAGCACGAGTTATCAAGACCATTGACGAGAAGACCCAGCAGAAGACAGCTCTGGAAGACGCTCTGCGTACTCTTTAA